The proteins below are encoded in one region of Lytechinus pictus isolate F3 Inbred chromosome 11, Lp3.0, whole genome shotgun sequence:
- the LOC129271068 gene encoding monocarboxylate transporter 5-like, translated as MDDDAKAAVSVGRPRSRKANSCCGGCSSCSSSWLLVVYGFFAIAFTNGCFRAITIFMPEFIVEFESSATLMGWIFSIDPFMLGVMTPFAAYFTSKFGTRPVVMVAGTFAASGVLLLSQARHIALVGFAIGAVTSTTQATVYASSVLLIRRNFHRHYALAHGVVISGYSCGLFVFPPILEALSTTYSWRGTCLIASGIMFNTVLMGALMKPLRTRDCYVQIEMDNKAIRRPVGEQDVKTGSSISLNCQNPTVSADHECNNDQYDKVEVEEDSAENYSTDIIECKNKNPDLLKNGVVSTSLSNGNEMFDRVKEVNTIAAVDQELNDHSQKSLDLDHQPSAAPECNADRIMVSGVGSSPKSRCRQSVIAWNYHTFVIYTLSMFSTTVGYSIFLLHVSTSFKEFGVDLKDIATGLSVFAAFNLIGRVSNGLCVSRGIPPAHLITLAEILAVVSIMGVFLCKQFPIRATAVALYGMGTGVYTTLFYVFHREIVDPKVDVKTLSIFIFIEGLAGPAGGALGGLLRDVTGDYRLTYFTSAGLSLFAAVLMIVVIVLERRRKRSSEIVMDV; from the exons ATGGACGACGACGCAAAGGCAGCGGTCTCCGTAGGGCGACCTCGATCTCGAAAAGCGAATTCCTGTTGCGGTGGATGCTCCAGCTGTAGCTCGTCGTGGTTGCTCGTCGTGTACGGTTTCTTCGCCATCGCTTTCACCAATGGATGTTTTCGGGCAATCACTATCTTCATGCCCGAGTTCATTGTGGAGTTCGAAAGCAGTGCTACCCTAATGGGCTGGATATTTTCCATCGACCCTTTCATGCTTGGCGTCATGA CTCCTTTCGCTGCCTATTTCACCTCCAAGTTCGGGACACGCCCCGTTGTCATGGTAGCCGGAACATTCGCTGCATCCGGGGTTCTGCTCCTCTCCCAGGCACGCCACATAGCACTGGTGGGGTTCGCGATAGGTGCAGTGACAT CTACTACGCAGGCAACTGTCTACGCATCTTCAGTACTACTGATACGTCGAAACTTTCACCGTCACTACGCACTGGCCCACGGTGTTGTAATCTCCGGCTACAGCTGCGGACTCTTCGTTTTTCCACCCATCCTGGAGGCCTTAAGCACCACCTACAGCTGGCGTGGTACGTGCCTTATCGCATCGGGAATCATGTTCAATACGGTCCTGATGGGTGCCTTGATGAAGCCACTCAGGACTCGAGACTGCTATGTGCAGATAGAGATGGACAACAAAGCAATACGTCGACCCGTGGGCGAGCAGGATGTTAAAACAGGAAGTAGTATTTCATTGAATTGTCAAAACCCAACGGTCAGCGCTGACCATGAGTGCAATAACGATCAGTATGACAAAGTTGAAGTCGAAGAAGATTCAGCAGAAAACTATTCCACAGACATTATAGAGTGCAAGAATAAAAATCCCGACCTTTTAAAGAACGGGGTAGTCTCTACCTCACTttcaaatggaaatgaaatgttTGACAGGGTAAAGGAGGTCAATACAATCGCAGCTGTTGACCAAGAACTTAATGATCATTCGCAAAAGAGCCTCGACCTTGATCATCAACCATCGGCGGCACCGGAATGCAACGCAGACCGAATTATGGTGTCAGGAGTGGGATCAAGTCCAAAATCCAGATGCCGTCAGAGTGTGATTGCTTGGAACTACCACACCTTTGTCATCTACACCCTATCCATGTTCTCCACAACGGTCGGATATAGTATATTCTTGCTCCACGTCTCAACTTCATTTAAGGAGTTCGGAGTAGATCTGAAGGATATCGCAACAGGTCTCTCTGTCTTTGCTGCGTTCAATCTCATAGGCCGGGTGTCCAATGGCTTGTGTGTCTCCAGAGGGATTCCTCCTGCCCATCTCATCACTCTGGCCGAAATCCTGGCTGTCGTTTCCATCATGG GGGTGTTTCTTTGCAAACAATTCCCTATACGAGCGACTGCCGTCGCACTGTACGGGATGGGGACAGGAGTATACACCACCTTATTTTACGTCTTTCATCGGGAGATAGTAGACCCTAAAGTGGACGTCAAGACCCTCTCCATCTTCATATTTATAGAAGGTTTGGCCGGACCAGCAGGAGGTGCATTAGGAG GTCTTCTTCGGGATGTAACTGGCGATTATCGACTCACATACTTCACTTCAGCAGGGCTATCCCTCTTCGCTGCGGTGCTCATGATCGTGGTAATAGTACTAGAAAGGCGTCGAAAGAGGAGCAGCGAAATCGTGATGGATGTCTGA
- the LOC129272017 gene encoding uncharacterized protein LOC129272017, translating into MDQSHAADNYRLIRGHVSQRKILVILSVASIIIIYSIAGTWMQSRNEMSSSDPAATWYNNENKRGTNAWKSAEAWGLYAFQDRILENTRTLNQLMDDKSASLTFSLLANATQHRKGLPNYYIHGTRLGLGEDYSKCNIAFVHLHKAGGTTTKSVLRNVRNKAEMPVVKLNWTSNTEVFAHYIKKGQTSKPTVFTGGYSFGICDFLKGRPCTYMAVLRNPYDRIISAYYFCHLKHPTLCGPVSPKDVSITTWAIHQGSHFFNQLLMLPDTCKNNSRSDEYVKRYQNHTRDIIPYIKDREDACWFQQKALHKETLTKDQRRALLHHILENLENWFGVIGLLEEYQLSLELFGETFKRNFTAAYSVPKNTGKVKETINNTSIKQMKQDLLNSAEVREALYEDILIYEKAVDIMKRQKEEYFRIKNRRQTLGYDILH; encoded by the exons ATGGATCAATCTCATGCTGCCGATAATTACCGATTGATAAGAGGTCACGTATCCCAAAGAAAGATACTGGTCATTCTTTCGGTTGCTTCAATAATCATCATCTATTCTATTGCCG GTACTTGGATGCAGAGCAGGAACGAGATGTCTTCTTCTGACCCTGCAGCTACCTGGtataacaatgaaaacaaaagagg AACGAATGCTTGGAAAAGTGCAGAAGCTTGGGGCCTTTATGCCTTCCAAGACAGAATATTGGAAAATACCAGGACACTGAACCAACTCATGGACGACAAAAGTGCCAGTCTAACTTTTTCTCTTCTAGCCAATGCCACGCAGCATAGAAAAGGTTTGCCCAATTATTACATTCATGGGACCAGACTTGGACTGGGAGAAGATTATTCGAAATGCAACATAGCCTTCGTACACCTGCATAAGGCAGGAGGAACCACTACTAAGTCTGTATTAAGGAATGTTCGTAATAAAGCAGAAATGCCTGTAGTAAAACTGAATTGGACCTCTAATACTGAAGTCTTTGCCCATTACATAAAAAAGGGGCAGACATCCAAACCTACAGTTTTCACGGGAGGTTATAGCTTCGGCATATGTGATTTTCTGAAAGGTAGACCATGTACATACATGGCGGTTCTTCGTAATCCGTATGACAGGATTATATCAGCGTACTATTTCTGTCATTTAAAACATCCTACCCTGTGTGGACCGGTGTCACCCAAAGACGTTTCCATCACTACTTGGGCGATCCATCAAGGAAGTCATTTCTTTAATCAACTTCTCATGCTCCCGGACACTTGTAAGAATAATTCCAGATCTGATGAGTACGTCAAGCGCTATCAAAACCATACCAGAGATATTATCCCGTACATAAAAGATCGCGAAGACGCATGCTGGTTCCAACAAAAGGCCCTACACAAAGAAACCCTAACGAAAGACCAACGTCGTGCACTTCTACACCACATTCTTGAAAACCTAGAGAACTGGTTCGGGGTAATCGGACTTTTAGAGGAATATCAGTTATCCCTCGAACTTTTCGGAGAAACTTTCAAAAGGAATTTTACGGCTGCATATTCAGTCCCGAAAAATACtggaaaagtaaaagaaacCATAAATAACACGTCTATCAAACAGATGAAACAAGATTTACTTAATAGTGCTGAAGTAAGAGAAGCGTTATATGAAGATATCTTGATTTACGAGAAGGCTGTTGACATCATGAAACGtcaaaaagaagaatattttcGAATTAAGAATAGAAGACAAACGTTAGGCTATGATATTCTccattaa